The genomic DNA ATTCCTGTTATTGTCAAACTTAGTCAGCCTCAAACAAGATTGCAGGGCAAATTTATCCTTAAAATGTCTGTCTGTCTATATTAATTATTCTGATATTTAAATTTCCATGGTCAAGATAACTAGAACAATAAACTTGATAAGCTGACCTCTGTGGTAACTGCTTATTACCTTCAGTCATGAGCTGCTGGCTCTTTCTTACCAGACGCTGAATTTGCCATAAGAAAAGGAGCCTTTTGGATGTAATTTTCAGCACAAACAGGTCTTGACGTTTCTTATATGTTTAAAGTGGTGTGATTTCATTGAATACAAGGCTCATCATTTAGTGCAAGAAAAAGTAAGAATTGCAGGGCTTCAGATTCCCTGGAACAGGCTTTTACCTTTCATCAGGGGAGAAAATGGGACCTGTATTTTCTTCATATATTTCATGAGCATAGGTGTTCTTTAATAAAAACTGATATTTGTGGATAGTTTTCCCTTGTTACGGAGAATTCGGTCTTTCTGATTGCAGAACTTCCTTATGGATGGGAGAAAATAGAAGACCCTCAATATGGGACATATTATGTTGAGTAAGTGCTAATTATTGATTTGGCATACATAAAAATTGAGCATGAAATTCTGAAGTCCTTGATCCCCAGTAAGCAGAGATTGTAATGCAGTgaaaggccaggttggacagggctagGAGCAACCTAGTCTAGTATccatgctcatggcagggggtggaactggatgggctttcAGGTTCCTTCCAGTccaaaacattctgtgattctgtgaaactATGAAATGTATGCAGGAAAAACAGCTCTGGGGTCACAAACTCATGGCACAAACTTCTGGTAGCACTGGCACATGGGAAAATCCACGGACTTAAGGACTGTTTTTCATTTGGGGAAGGAAAGCAAGTTGCAACCAAAATAACTTATAGATGGAAATGAGCTGATGTCATTTTCTTAGCTTAACAAAAACAGAGTCACTTGACTTAAGAATGGCATCTGATAactttaaaagaataaaaataacttgTAGATCATTGCTGTCTTCAAAGAGCCAAGTCAATAACCACTAAactgccacaggagctcttttGAATCTCCTTCAGGCCAGAGGAAATTAAATCTCTCCTTAACCATGGAGAAGAAAAATGGTAGAGTTGAAAATGTAGCTTCAGAGAACAAGCAAACATTTTTCACTTAGCACAACCAAGGTATTTGAATTATGCTCAAATGTGTTGGTTTTCCCCTCATATGCTGTATTTCTCTATCATCTGTTAGGGAAAAGTTGATGCCTGAGTCTGTAAACAGTATAGGTAGAAGGGTCAAGAGAAAAAGCAGGTTTGCTCAGATCAACTCTGCCTGGTGATTAAAGGAAGTAAAATTTGATTTGCCTCAAAGTAAGTAAGCTGCTGAAAGAATGAACATACTTTCAGTATTGATTATGAGaggttttttgttcatttttccaGAGCATTCATCTGACATAATAAAAAATAGTGTTTGTAGATGTATTTTTTGGGGTTGTCTTTTTTGGGAGGTGGTCAGAATGTTTGCTGTTGAAATCCTGATCTACCTTTTGTATGCCTGCAGTCATATTAACCAGAAAACTCAGTTTGAAAATCCAGTATTGGAAgccaaaaggaaaaagcagctaGGACAGACTGATGCTGGCCCTTCCAAATCAGGTATCACTGAATATTGTATTCTTTGTCACATATATCTTTATCTGCAAGTATGCTTTGTAAAAATCCAGTTCTGGAATTCATGAGTGCATCAGCCTTGTATTTGTGTTAGCCATTACAGTGTTACCCTCCActattttttggattttttgagggattttttcaTGTTAAAATTTAACGGAGGCACTAAGActgcttttaaataattttggttGTTCTGAAGCTGGTTGTCATAAACAGCTTTGGAATATATGGAGGGTTAGAAGAGCCATCTGGAAGTGCAGGTAAAGCTGCACTTATGCTTTTGATCTACTTTAAGCTTGGTATTCAAGgataaaaattgggaatttaaGGTGGGAGGTTTGCATACAGCTCTGTTGCAACCTGTTCAGAAAAACTCTTTTCCATTCACTGAATTCAGCTGGAAAATGAGTGTAGCACTATCCTGTCTGTTTGTTTATCCTTTAAGACTGCTTCAGAAGCTGAGCAACAATAAACAAATCATTAACCTTTGTGACaccttaaaaataaacaaaaaacttaCCAGAATTAACCCTGGTTTCCTGCCCTCCTGACTCTGTATTCCATAATTCCAAAGGGCCAGGGAGGTCTGTCTTCACTCAAGATCCATCCCAGCTTACTGGAGCACTTATAAGGACATCCCTGAAAAAAAGTACCATGGGATTCGGCTTCACAATCATCGGAGGGGACAGGCCTGATGAATTTCTCCAGGTGAAGAATGTGTTAAAAGATGGACCCGCTGCACAAGATGGAAGAATTGCTCCAGGTCAAGTATTATTTCTGTAAACTTCCGTTTCCTGGGATACTTTGGAGAACATGGCTTTGAGGCACAGGAGGTTGGACGACTCCATCCACATCCTcactaaataaaatattttcatatttgtgAAAGATCTGTGCAGAGCAGTGgctgaaaaggaaaagatgCAGCATTCTAGATGAAAATTGACTTTAAGGGCCCTTCTGAAGGTTTCAGTACTTCTGCTTTAGCAAAGACACTTGTCTTCATGTTTATTCATAGAATGGTTTTCCTCTCTGTAAGTGACGTAAAAATAGTGTGTTTGAATCCTGGTCTGTTTTGCCTTGTTCCTACCAAAACCATGACACCGATTattaaaactgcaaaaaacCCACAGGAATGAGGAAGCAAAGTTGTGTGAGCTGGACAAGTGAGGAGAGAAGAGGGATGAGCAACCCATGAAGACTTGCATATTTTTTCATAGTTATTACATGTGTAATTAAGTTACCTATAACCTTACCATAACATCTGGTTTGCATATTAGAAAGGGCAAAATGCTTCTTTACGTATAACACAAACTCTTCAAATGGGTAAAAGAATTCATACTTTGAATGATAAATAGTATTTTACTTACAAAATGGAACAATTTCCTGTTTTGTTGCTGATGTATTGTTTGAACTTGTTTGTATGTGGTTCATTTTCCACCTctgcaaaaatgaaaacaatccTGCAGAACTGTTGGAATAAAAAGATGTGCAGCTATTCCGATTGTAGTTCATGGAATAAGAGAGATCCTGTTTTACTGATGCCTGGGCATTAAAGGGATAGGACAGTTTGCAGGACATATTGTAAATCACATGCAAAGTTTCAATCAAAATTATGAAAACACAGAACAAGGTTTTGGGATCTGAAGCCCACataattttgttttggaaaTGTATTCGCAGCCACATGTGGCAGCTGTAAGAGTATGGAGCACGTGTGTGTGCACAATCCTAGCTTAAGTTCAGCCAGTCCTAAAATACACACAGGGCCAAAAAAATCCGATTTATTCTGCATTGGGTTTAGGATGCTCTGCAATATGAATTAAAGTGGAAGACATCTGCTTGCTGTAGTGTGCGTGCTCTGCTTCATCTCCCATGACTGTACAGTATCATTTTTTAAATCTGCTGCAGATTAAACTTTATATATTTAGCGCACTGTGTCCTGAGATGAAATAGAATAAATGCAAAGAGGAAATCCTTTATGCTTTTTGGCAATATTAGCCATGAGGTAATATCTCAGACACTAGTTATTAATTTGAAGACAGCACTGTGATTTCTTCAAGGTAGGCTTTTGTTGAaggttttgcttctgtttttgaCACTGTCAAAATTTCTTTTGTAACAGGCGACGTCATCGTGGACATAAATGGAAGCTGTGTCCTTGGCCATACCCATGCAGATGTTGTCCAGATGTTTCAGCTCATTCCCATCAATCAGTATGTGAACATGACTTTGTGTCGTGGGTACCCTCTTCCTGATGACAATGAAGACCCCGTGGTGGATATCATGACAGCCACGCCTGTCATTAATGGCCCACCGGTGGCCAAGGGAGATGCTTCCGTGTCCAGCCAAGATTTAGTAGCAGCAACAGTTGTGTTGGAACAGAATGGGAAAGTGTTGGTCAACGGTCGCCTGAACGGCCCTTCTGTGGattcagcagagcagagggtcTCCTTTGCCTCCTCAGGAGGCTCTCAGCCAGAGCTGGTCACCATCCCTCTGGTCAAAGGGCCTAAAGGCTTTGGGTTTGCCATTGCAGACAGTCCCACAGGCCAGAAGGTGAAGATGATTTTGGACAGCCAGTGGTGCCAAGGCCTGCAGAAAGGGGATGTCATCAAGGAGATTTGCCATCAGAATGTGCAGAACTTGACCCACTTGCAGGTGGTGGAGGTGCTCAAGCAGTTTCCAGTAGGAGCGGAGGTGCCCCTGCTTATCTTAAGAGGAGGTACAGACAAAATTGCAGTTGTCATATAGGTTATAAGCTTTTAAAAGTCCTATTTTAGTGTAATATCTAAATAGTGTCCAGTTTTGACAGCTAAGCAGCAGTTCATTATATCTCTGAGCCATTATGTTCTAAGTTTGATTTATACCCCTGACCATTTAGGGTGAGAGCATGTTGCTGGGGTTTTGTTCGAAGTTTTAGTTAGGTttttcttcaggttttttttttcctcaacaaTTATATGGTGACATGTTTATGCTCTGTCTCTTCCAAGTCTCCGGGGAGTGCTAAAGCAAACACGTGGTCTCCGGTATAATGCAAAGCATATGATGGACTGAGTTTTGTGGGGTTCTCCAAATATATTCTAGTAACTGTGTCTGTAGTGAACAGGGGATTGCAGGAGATGGGAAGAAGCATTAGCAAAGAGGTGGGGCTGATCACTGGGAATAGCAGAAAAAATTCAGgtttttcctttgcatcttcACACCTCTTCCTTGATGGTCAGTCACAGACCAGAATGCATCTTCTCCCCAAAAACTGTAGTAGATAGTGTGTGTCTTTCAAAGGAAGCTGAATCTGAATGGATTATGAGGCAGCTTGTGGCTGCTCGGTGTCCCTTCAGGCTTTATTGTAATGCTGACTTcagccactggcatttgcaaAAAAATCTCTGGATCTTTTTCTGTGTAAATACTACTATTCCTTAGTCAGCTAAGGAAATAATTAGGTTCTTTGTGGCAAGTGAAATTCCTTCAGACAAATTCATGAGTCTCCTTATCCTATGAACTGAGGGGTGACTTGGTTGACCAGCTTctagaagaaagagaaatagatattttttcatTGTTGTACAGCTTTCAGTTCTAATTGAGACTTCGCTAAAGTGATGGTTTTGGTCACTTTGCCATTTAAAAGCACTGTGAATCAGCTGCTGTTATTTTTACCCCAGAGGCAGCTGAGTTATATTGGTGAAATGTTGTTGAAACTTCTTGTAACCTGCTGTTAAAGCTACTTTCTATTTTCTTCAGGTCCACCCTCCCCTACTAAAGCTGCCAAAGGAGTGAGTATTGGTGATGTATTTAACTTGTTTCTGACCTGCTTTGTAATCTCATTTCCTCTGGAGTTTAGTCCCTGTGATAACCTGCAAGATGGTTTAGCAAAACCACATCTACTTGGTAGGCATAAATTCTTTGTCAAAGTACCTGCTGTTAAGAGTACCCAttaaaagggaaacaaaatatggcatctatttttttcattcctaAAGGAAGTTTATGATCCTTTGATTCTTCTCAATCCTCGCATAGAATTAATGGGCTGGTTAGTGCTCCCTTCTGGAAATGCTTATCTTTGGATCCATATTTTCAGCAAATCTTTATGGAGCTGTACATTCCTAGCTCAATACTCATTGCTCTTGGAAGTTTGATGTGTCAGGGCATCTTTAATATATATTAGCTCAGTAAAGAATCCTTGGTCTTTATAGAACAACCTCTGATTTAATAATGCTGATATTAATGCTTATGTTTATTCTGGAGGTTTCTGTTGTAAATTAGGCTGATCGAACACAGATACTTCTTTAAAATTGCTTATTGTACAGAACATATCGGGGCAATTTATGAAAACCCCATTATCAGAACACAGCTGTAACTTCTCTTTCTATCTTTATCCTGCTGTTTGAGTGCAACCTTAGTTGTATCCCAGCAGTGGAATGACACAAGCACACATGTTCAGCATGCTCAAAGATGACTGTGCTCAGTAAGATCTTCAGATTCAATTCCTTGCAAGCATCCACCTGCCTGCACTGAATAAATCAGAGCAGAAATCCCTGCAGTTGGAGGGCCCTGGCCCTGTCAGCATGGACCCCAGGGCAATGTGCTAAAAATAGTTTAGACTTGGGGACTGGCATTCTGTTCCAGCACACATACAGCAGCAACAGCCCACTGAGTGCTCGATGCTCAGTGGCATTAAGCAGCGTGGCAAAATAATTAACTTTAAAAGGGCAAGTTCTTGTGTTTATAAACATACAAGAAGTGTCAGACTGCTGAATGGCTCCGGGCAGTTTCTTCTGCTCTTGGTGAAAGGGCAGATGTACGTCtgttctgctcctgctgtggtTTAGCATGCACTGCCATGTGCCAGTTTTCCAGGCTGGGTTGCAGCCCAGAAGAAATGTTTAGAGTTATTTTGTTGCATAATTGATTGGGGATATAGATGAGGGACCACAAGGATGTTTGGTGTCCTTGCCTCATGAAGAAGAGTGTTGCAGCTGTCAGATCATGAAAAGGCAAATAGCAAGTTGTTAATACCTCACACTACCCAGGTGTGTCCTCCTGCCCCATATGTATATTGTTCCAGCAAACAGCTCATGCTGGGAGCACCTCTGGTGCTTGTGGAGAGGAGCTTGGCAGAGGACAGGAGGCAGTGCCTGTGGAGCAGTGTGTGTGCCTATGGTGCTGGATTGTggtccagagcctggcaggaCCCTGACAAGGATTCGGTGTCTTCTCCAAATGTGATTGGTCCTTTATGCCCCACTTCATCCCATGTGTTGGTAACTGTCAGCATCTGTCCATCTTCACTCCTCTCTGAGCATCAGTCACTTCAAACTCTTTCCAAGCCTAGTCTCCAGTAGAAATTCATGTACCAGTGAGAAAGACTTTAGTACTCTGGCCAGACATATCCACTGGAAAAGCTGTAATTTTGTTCCTTTCTTCCTATGTCTTTCTTCTGCATGGTGTTCATTGTCTTTGCACCCAAAAGTGTAGTCATGCCTTTAtataatgtggttttttttatttgtgggCTGTTTCAGAAGGACAAGCAGGACAGTTCTGGGAGTTTGGAAGCTGTCAGTGATACCATTCCGCAGCCGATGCCCTTCCCACCCTCTGCTGTGCGACCAGGCTCTCCTAAACTGGACCCGTCTGAAGTATACCTGAAGTCTAAGACAATTTATGAGGACAAACGTAAGTACATCATCTTCAACTTGAAAATACTCAGTTAtgaaggaatttttcttttgttgcatGTGCAGTAAGACTACTGGGACTTTGTTGCTAAGTTTGTTAACTTGCTGTGGATAAAACATTTCAAGTAATGCATAATTCAAACAGctgtcagaaaaattaaaaaaaaataaagtatgttTCAGCTGTATTTTCAGTAAAACAATTAATTGCAGAAATAATGTCAAGGATGGTTCTGAAGTAAACTGCAGCAAACCTGCTTATAAAAGTAGTTCTGAGTTGTGTTACAGAGTGGCTTTTATCCTGGTCTGCTGCACAGATGAAGTTGAGatttctgctttgaaaattAATGATACCATTTTGAAAAGAGGCTATCACTGTATTTCTGATTACTGTGTTTTGTCACTTGAAGACTCAAGAGTGTACCACCAAAGCATAAGCCTTCAAGAATCCCTCAATAATCCAAGATAGTTCCTTGCATATTTTgaaatactgttttttttttcttagctcCAAACACAAGAGATTTAGATGTTTTCCTGAGAAAACAAGAGTCAGGCTTTGGTTTCCGGGTGCTTGGTGGAGACGGACCAGATCAGCCTGTAAGTGAAACTGCTCACAGTTATCTCATAGTATTGCTGTTGGAATGATCCTACTCTGTTATCCTCATTTCCCATAATCCCATCCAGGCAGTTCAGTGATGGCAAAATTGATCAGTTTGCTACCTGCCTTTCAGAGATCAGGAATTTGTCCCCAttacctttattttttcccctcttcatgGACTCCAGTCTCCAAGGTTCTGCGCCCTTCCCACTACCGAGCCCATCCTTGGCCACATTTTTTGTCGGGCCAAGGACAGTGGTGGTGTTTCTACAGCTCTTGCTGTGTCTCGGAGCCCTTGGAAGGGCCATGCTGGTCCCCAGCCTTTGTCCATTGTCACCTGATCCCAGTGGTGATCAGTCATTGGTGAGCTGATGGGAGCAGCGCAGCAGCGCatcctgggaagcagctgagtGGAAGGAAGCAGTTGCTCCTCCAGTCAAAATTTCATTAGGctgttcctttccttgcagCCCAGTGAAACGAGGTTTGAGATAGTGACACACCCCGTTTATTCCCTGCTTCTCTCACTGGATTTTTAAGCATGCATTGTGTTAGAGGCGGTGTTGGGCAAATGCCAGAGCAGACACCCCTGGATGGTCTGTTCTCCAAGGGCAGGTTTTATGAGACTCCGCTCTATTTTCAAACATGCATACATTTCTCTTTGGGAAGAAGCTCTAAGACTTGTACTATATATCAGGAACCTTTCTTTAAGCTGTTTAACTGGAGAGAAAAAGCTTTCGGAACAGATCTGCATAGATTGTTTTATGATTACAGTGAAGGAATTCAGTTTTACCATTCCCAGCTGTGATCCAGTgctagtctttttttttttcttcctccctcaCTAACATGCATTTAAAGTAAAGAGCAAACCCAGAGAATGTTACTTCTGTTGCACTTTATAGCATTTGTGCTGTTTGGTTTCCATAACACCCACAGCTGTTAGGAAGTGTGGAGCTGATGTCTTGAGTGCTCTGTACTGATGAACTGCCTACCATTCTTAACCTCCAGCAGTACTAGCTGTGGTTACCCTTAATCTTCAATTTAGTTGAAAGTGATTGTAGCATGTGAAATTGAGTGTCGTGTTCTTCTCTGTATTATATTTAGTAGCACTTTTTGAGGTGGGGGATAGGCAGAACTGTTGATATTTGAATTCATTATCTAATTACCAAAAGCTGAGAGCTGAAGCATCTTGAAATGTGGAACTGTTTATAAGCAACTTTTCAGAAATAAACTTAAGTTTGTTcaaaagcttttatttcttccccAGTAATTCTTCCTCAGTcttggtaaaaaaaataaaaatagaatgaACGTCAGAGGTTTTTGTGTCATAAATGTCTAGGAAATTATATATATGGTAAGTACATGGTGTGTGCTCATTTAAAAAACTGAGCTTTCTAATAAACTGGAAAACATGCCCAAGAGAGAGGAACTGACAAAAGTATAGATTAAAGATTTTTGAAGTATTTAGTGGATGCTTTGAAACTCCGGATTGTCTCCACTAGATCAGCTTGTGCAGAGTACAATTGCTGGCTGCATTTCTGCTAGAGCTGGACAGTGAGGTAGTCTTTAAGAGTCTTCCCCAAAAGACCTCTTCTGCACAGATTCACCTGGATTCCAACCACTGTGTATTCTGATCAACTCACGTTCCCTTTCAAACTCCTGGACTCTGCTCACAGATTTATATCGGAGCCATAATCCCATTGGGAGCAGCGGAAAAGGACGGGAGGCTGCGTGCAGCAGATGAGCTGATGTGCATTGATGGAGTCCCTGTGAAAGGGAAGTCACACAAGCAAGTTCTGGATTTAATGACCAGTGCCGCTCGGAATGGGCAGGTGCTGCTCACTGTCCGGAGGAAGATCTTCTTCAGTGGTAGGTATCTGCTTGCCTAGAAAGAGCACTTATGGCTTGTAATCAAGTCTGCTGAAGCTGCTCTAGAACTTAATTACTGCACTGGGGCTGAGCAGCCTGAGATTGAGGAGGGTCAGCTATAACTCTTAAAtggagaaaagcagaatttaatAGGCTTAGACTCTGTTGCTCACTAGTTTGCACTGCTCACACAGGTAAGGCTCTGAAAATTACGATGCAAGGGTGGTTTCTTCAAACTTTTTTGCAGGTAGTAGTTAGAACAGCCATTAGTGCTATGGAAATTGTATTATAATGCAGTCTGTTTTCTCAACATCCCAgaacggtttgggttggaaggcaccttaaagCTCATTTTGTCCCATGCCcggccatgggcagggacaccttccatatGCTGTATTCTCAAGTCTTTCAGCATTAGTGTGTAGGAAGATGAACTGTATTCAAATGAGAGCTGTTTCAGAGCAAGATCTTGAGATGCTGCAGTTTTAGATCAGTGTCCAAATAAACACTTTACAGGAGATTAGTTTTTGACTCCATGAATGACAAAGCTGGTGTGGGATTTACAGCTGACAAGGGCCCCCTGCTCTGATTAGCAGCTGCTGTTGCCACCTCGTGCTGGTACTGACAGCTGAGCTTCATGGTTATGCTGAAATTGCTTTGTGTGATTTGTTTCTTATTTGTTGTTTGTCTATTCCCTGCAAGGGGAAAAGcaagcagaggaggaggagccaCAACCTGTCCTGACACAGAACAGCTCTCCTCGGCTGAGCCGTGTCGACTTTGCCAACCAACCATGCCCAGAGGTCTACGATGTCCGTCTGCAACGGAAAGAGAATGAAGGATTTGGCTTCGTCATTCTCACCTCCAAGAACAAACCTCCTCCAGGGGGTAAGTGCCATGTCCTGgtggctctgcctctgcctaACCTCACTGGGGCTTCTCCACAGATATCTCTTCCCGTGCAGTGCTGACATTTCCCTCATAGTCAGCTTTCACGcacactggcacagcccagccagttGAGTGTTGGTCTGTCTTTCTTCATATTTATGCTCTCGTTCACCCAGCTGTGACATaaatggggaaaagggaatttaTATCTCAAACCACCCATACCCAAGAGTGTGCACTTGTCCCAGGGCAGCATTTAGGATGCAGATACTTTTCAGGCTGTAGTGATGTTGCATTAATTCATTGGCATTTTCATGGAAGCATAGTTTAACCTTGGCTTTATATTACCTAATCAGgtaaaaattcttattttggGGGTCTGAGGAAGTAGAGTGTACAGTGTTTGGTGgaaaacaatgaactttctttgCGTGTGTTTGTCTAGAAAGATCATCAACATGAAAAAGTAGTCTGGTCTGGTATTGCAGTTGTGAGATACGGACATGGCTCAGGAAATAGTTGTCTCTAGTTCTGCCTCTGTGCTCGTCTTTGGGGAAAGAACTAAAATTGGTCTTTTTTCCTTCTACTTCTCATAACATTTCTTCTATTCTCCAGTCTGTCTATTCTGGCCCCATAGCTTTGGTTTCTGGAGGAGTCTGTGCCGGGCACAGTGTCACTCTGGGGTGAACTGAAGGAACCAAGCCTGGAGAGCTGGAGGAAATTTGAGACAATTATTACAAGTGCATATTCATCTCAGAGACCAGGAAAAGCAGTCCAGTCTGTGCAGAGCTGATGCAGCACCTTGCTGGCCTTGCACAGGCTCTCTTCTCAGGTCCTCACCTCTCTGAATCAGTCCCCAGCAGAAGTTTGATATATTTTTGAAGTGTGTTTAAGGGTTAATTTTTGTTTGCAAGTAAGAAGAGTTTGCCCATGCATCCGAATCTCTGTGTTACAGTGGATGTCCATAACTCTCTCTGAGCCCACACTGTCTGTCAGGGTCAATGCATGAAATGGAAAACTACATTATATATGGTAAAACCAACTGTTCTGGTGCATTCCAGGGCCACATATTCTCACTCATTCCTTTGCAGATGTGATCCATTTCCTTCCCATGTTTTCCTTCATGCACAGCACTCTGTAGGTGACAAGGCCATGCTGTTGGGTTAGCGTCTCCATTCACTCACAATGAAGCATTCTTCATTATTTGCTGGTTTGTCCTGTACAAGCAGTTTCACCCtttggaggaggagaggagggacaaacactgatctctgctctgtggtgaccagtgacaggaccaagggaacagctggagctgtgccagaggagagttaggttgaatattaggaaaaggttcttcccccagagggtgatggggcactgaacaggctcctcAAGGAAGTGGTCACAGACCCAAGGCTGCAAGAGCTAAAGCagtgtttggacaacactcctcaggcacagggtgggatttgtttggattttgggatgtcctctgcagtgacaggacttgatgatccttgtgggtccctccaactcagcatattttgtgattctgtgactggcAGTTCTGGGTCTATGTGATGCTTATCTGATGTGCACATTGTAAGATTCTTGAGACTGCCCTGTGATGGGCCAGGATTTGTATTTTcatccttgtggatcccttcccactcaggatATTCCTTAATTCTGTGAATACTTATGGTGTTGCTGTGCCTGTTCTTGTTTCTTAGTGATTCCTCACAAGATCGGGCGGGTTATCGAGGGAAGCCCAGCTGACCAGTGTGGGAAGCTGAAGGTGGGTGATAGAATCTCAGCAGTAAACAGCCAGTCCATTGTGGAGCTCTCTCATGACAGCATTGTGCAGCTCATCAAGGATGCAGGCAACGTGGTGACCCTCACAGTGGTGGCTGAGGAAGGTAAGGAAGGTGCTACCACACTATCAAAGTTGGGTATTAATCACTCCTGAAGTTTATTGGCTTAAATGGAGCATTTGAAGATGTTTGGAAATTAAGGAGAGTAAATCTTAGACTGTCCTGAGTTGAGTGGGACCCATGGGGATCATCAGCTCCTGGAAGTTGAATAAGTTGGAAGCTCATGTGTATGCTCTGGAAGAGCTGAAGGCAGGTGGGACAGAGAGAGGAGCTGCTACAACAAGGTGCTTATACCCAAAAAGAAGCTAAAATTATTAACAACGCAATGAAGAGTGAGAGAAAG from Passer domesticus isolate bPasDom1 chromosome 25, bPasDom1.hap1, whole genome shotgun sequence includes the following:
- the MAGI3 gene encoding membrane-associated guanylate kinase, WW and PDZ domain-containing protein 3 isoform X7, which codes for MSKTLRKKRHWLSKVQECVVSWGGPAGPDPDLLRGGAERGEFPYLAGRLPAGGEGAPGPALLSGKAPAPGDVLLEVNGTPVSGLTHRDTLAVVRHFREPVRLKTVRPGKVINKDLRHYLSLQFQKGSIDHKLQQVIRDNLYLRTIPCTTRAPRDGEVPGVDYNFIPVEQFKALEESGALLESGTYDGNFYGTPKPPAEPSPFQPDPVDQVLFDNDFDTESQRKRTTSVSKMQRMESSLPEEEEEEEKEAVNGSGGIENKEKHSDSPDWMKPVPSYNQTSSNMDFRNYLSRDETLEPLPKNWEMAYTDTGMIYFIDHNTKTTTWLDPRLCKKAKAPEDCEDGELPYGWEKIEDPQYGTYYVDHINQKTQFENPVLEAKRKKQLGQTDAGPSKSGPGRSVFTQDPSQLTGALIRTSLKKSTMGFGFTIIGGDRPDEFLQVKNVLKDGPAAQDGRIAPGDVIVDINGSCVLGHTHADVVQMFQLIPINQYVNMTLCRGYPLPDDNEDPVVDIMTATPVINGPPVAKGDASVSSQDLVAATVVLEQNGKVLVNGRLNGPSVDSAEQRVSFASSGGSQPELVTIPLVKGPKGFGFAIADSPTGQKVKMILDSQWCQGLQKGDVIKEICHQNVQNLTHLQVVEVLKQFPVGAEVPLLILRGGPPSPTKAAKGKDKQDSSGSLEAVSDTIPQPMPFPPSAVRPGSPKLDPSEVYLKSKTIYEDKPPNTRDLDVFLRKQESGFGFRVLGGDGPDQPIYIGAIIPLGAAEKDGRLRAADELMCIDGVPVKGKSHKQVLDLMTSAARNGQVLLTVRRKIFFSGEKQAEEEEPQPVLTQNSSPRLSRVDFANQPCPEVYDVRLQRKENEGFGFVILTSKNKPPPGVIPHKIGRVIEGSPADQCGKLKVGDRISAVNSQSIVELSHDSIVQLIKDAGNVVTLTVVAEEEQRGPPSGTNSARQSPAPQHRPLGLALINPDRGATESEAGKEVSNSYRLSWPEHKHMAQLDAASGVGSRHSQNAGCFPVELERGPRGFGFSLRGGKEYNMGLFILRLAEDGPAVKDGRVHVGDQIVEINGEPTQGITHTRAIELIQAGGNKVMLLLRPGTGLIPDHSLAPSSLCPYVKPEQH